A window of Apium graveolens cultivar Ventura chromosome 8, ASM990537v1, whole genome shotgun sequence contains these coding sequences:
- the LOC141676829 gene encoding uncharacterized protein LOC141676829 translates to MEGVGARLGRSSTRYGGPTTIFTGPVRKWKKKWVHISPSSNAVSSHQNQRHSHHHFINANLNGVNSPHLKLFKWTPTESCNADSDDLTDEPPRRKFKYVPIALLEEEKDEAAEQVEDDAKPSEGDTMTKALNSKADDTDEKPDINDTPMEENEAPENPLERQDLNESTIDLGINLNSRDGENDSDSMNEQIKDGEPETVDSAKA, encoded by the exons ATGGAAGGAGTGGGGGCTCGACTCGGCCGATCCTCAACTCGGTACGGCGGTCCAACCACTATTTTTACCGGCCCAGTTAGAAAGTGGAAGAAAAAGTGGGTCCACATATCCCCCTCATCTAACGCCGTttcttctcatcaaaatcaacgtCATTCTCATCACCATTTCATTAACGCCAATCTTAACGGCGTGAACTCCCCTCATCTTAAACTCTTTAAGTGGACCCCCACGGAGAGTTGTAATGCTGATTCGGATGATTTGACCGACGAGCCGCCCAGACGTAAATTTAAATATGTCCCG ATTGCATTACTGGAAGAGGAAAAAGATGAAGCTGCAGAACAGGTTGAGGATGATGCTAAACCTAGTGAGGGTGACACCATGACAAAAGCTTTGAATTCTAAAGCTGATGATACTGACGAAAAGCCTGATATTAATGATACGCCAATGGAAGAGAATGAG GCTCCAGAGAACCCGCTGGAGAGACAAGATTTGAACGAAAGCACTATTGATTTAGGTATAAATTTGAACTCGCGTGATGGTGAAAATGACTCTGATTCAATGAATGAGCAGATCAAAGATGGTGAGCCCGAAACAGTAGATTCTGCTAAGGCTTAG
- the LOC141678851 gene encoding mitochondrial pyruvate carrier 4, whose protein sequence is MATSKLQALWNHPAGPKTIHFWAPTFKWGISIANIADFAKPPENISYPQQIAVTATGVIWSRYSTVITPKNWNLFSVNVAMFGTGVYQLSRKIRHDYFTKEEAEEAAVSE, encoded by the exons ATGGCGACATCAAAGCTTCAAGCACTATGGAATCATCCTGCTGGCCCTAAAACAA TTCACTTTTGGGCACCGACTTTTAAGTGGGGGATTAGCATAGCTAATATTGCTGATTTTGCTAAACCACCGGAAAATATTTCGTATCCCCAGCAAATAG CGGTTACAGCCACTGGAGTTATCTGGTCACGCTACAGTACTGTAATCACACCG AAAAATTGGAACCTTTTTAGTGTAAATGTTGCAATGTTCGGGACCGGTGTCTATCAGCTGTCGCGAAAAATACG GCACGACTACTTTACAAAGGAAGAAGCTGAAGAAGCCGCTGTTTCTGAGTAA
- the LOC141679531 gene encoding uncharacterized protein LOC141679531, with product MSAIHFKFYATNNDAEYEALINGLKIALEMGVRNLITKSDSELVVNQVNGGFQARGPRTELYLRCAQCLIGMFKEVRLECVPREKNSNTDALAKMGLQQEAVLLGSIPLEIQEVPSIPEIETIHVDEAPKETWMTPILAYIRKGTLPEDKFMARRLRYQAARYVIYDEVLYKRGFNQPLLRCVEEEEGNYILREVYEGICGNHSGGSSLAMKVLRQGYYWPTMREDATNFVKACDRCQRFANYSSIPATLLTPMASPWPFAMWGIDLIGELPKAKGDVKDCYGKEDAEVNQRLHLDLLEETRENSQLRLAAYQQRAARYYNKKVKGQLLKVGDLVLRKVMPNTKNPQHGVFGANWEGPYRIKSILWKGTYHLEDMDGKLVPRAWNAEHLRKYHQ from the exons ATGAGCgcaattcatttcaagttttatgcaactaataatgatgcggagtatgaGGCGCTGATTAATGGCCTGAAAATCGCTCTGGAAATGGGGGTGCGAAACTTAATTACAAAAAGTGACTCAGAGTTGGTAGTGAATCAGGTAAATGGGGGATTTCAAGCGCGAGGCCCGCGAACAGAATTGTACTTGAGATGTGCACAGTGCTTGATTGGAATGTTCAAAGAAGTTAGATTGGAATGCGTTCCGCGGGAGAAAAACAGTAATACGGATGCTTTGGCAAAAATGGGGTTGCAACAAGAGGCTGTTTTGTTAGGATCCATTCCTCTTGAAATCCAGGAGGTTCCTAGCATCCCAGAGATAGAAACAATACATGTggatgaggctcccaaggaaacatggatgacgcccattctAGCTTACATTCGCAAGGGAACACTCCCCGAGGATAAGTTTATGGCTCGTCGACTCCGTTATCAAGCCGCAAGATATGTGATATACGATGAAGTCCTATACAAGAGAGGGTTCAACCAACCTCTACTCAGGTGTGTTGAAGAAGAGGAAGGAAATTACATCCTAAGAGAGGTGTATGAAGGaatctgtggcaatcactcggggggtagctcgttGGCAATGAAAGTGTTGCGCCAAGGGTATTATTGGCCTACAATGAGAGAAGATGCTACGAATTTCGTCAAggcatgtgatcgctgccagcgcttTGCAAACTACTCGTCTATACCGGCTACACTCTTGACGCCTATGGCAAGTCCATGGCCAttcgccatgtggggaattgatcttatCGGAGAATTGCCAAAAGCTAAAGGAGATGTCAA GGATTGTTACGGGAAAGAAGACGCtgaggttaatcaaaggcttcatttagATCTCTTAGAGGAGACGAGGGAAAATTCTCAGCTAAGGCTAGCAGCATATCAGCAGCGCGccgcaaggtattataacaagaaggtaaaagGACAGTTGCTGAAGGTGGGGGATTTGGTACTTAGGAAGGTGATGCCCAATACAAAGAACCCccaacatggagtgtttggagctaattgggaaggaccgtacagaaTAAAATCTATCCTGTGGaaggggacttatcaccttgaagataTGGACGGGAAGCTAGTTCCGCGAGCTTGGAATGCGGAACATCTCCGGAAGTATCACCAGTAA
- the LOC141679532 gene encoding uncharacterized protein LOC141679532, producing MSNLTKLEFNALDITDNNYLTWILDAEIHLNAISLGDTIKEGNVKTEQEKAKTMIFLRHHLHEGLKIEYLTVKDPLNLWYDLKERYDHQKTVILPKARYDWLHLRLQDYKSVSEYNSTMFKITSQLKLCGKNVTNKDMLEKTYSTFHANNMLLQQQYRERGFTKYSELISVLLLAEQNNELLMKNHQARPTGSTPFPEVNAVTNIDFGRGRGFGRGRGHARGRGFGHGRGHKYRNFSNFKRKPHHQKWIKNEEKPKVNMMGQRVESICNRCGMKGHWSKTCRTSKHLVDLYQASLKGVETNFTEQHDPLGLSQLETHLGGDNQIDPLNSTHMEVSDFFGDGNMEVAKFAGDDAN from the coding sequence ATGTCAAATCTCACGAAACTTGAATTCAACGCACTTGATATCACCGACAATAATTATTTAACGTGGATTCTTGATGCTGAAATCCACCTTAATGCTATAAGTCTTGGAGATACCATAAAGGAAGGAAATGTGAAAACTGAGCAAGAAAAGGCAAAAACCATGATATTCCTTCGACATCACCTTCATGAAGGCTTGAAAATTGAATACTTGACTGTTAAGGATCCGTTAAACCTTTGGTATGATCTAAAAGAGAGATATGATCATCAAAAAACTGTGATACTCCCTAAGGCTCGCTATGATTGGCTACACTTGCGCTTGCAAGATTATAAAAGTGTAAGCGAGTACAATTCAACAATGTTCAAAATCACTTCTCAACTGAAATTATGCGGTAAAAATGTAACCAATAAAGATATGCTGGAAAAGACTTATTCCACTTTTCATGCCAACAATATGCTCCTGCAGCAGCAATATCGTGAACGAGGGTTCACGAAATATTCTGAACTTATTTCTGTCCTGCTTCTTGCTGAGCAAAATAATGAACTTTTGATGAAAAATCATCAAGCTCGTCCAACTGGTTCCACACCATTCCCTGAAGTGAATGCTGTTACTAATATTGATTTTGGACGAGGACGTGGATTTGGACGAGGCCGTGGACATGCCCGTGGACGTGGTTTTGGGCATGGTCGTGGTCATAAAtatcgaaacttctcaaatttTAAAAGGAAGCCTCACCACCAAAAGTGGATAAAGAATGAGGAAAAGCCTAAGGTAAATATGATGGGTCAAAGGGTTGAAAGCATTTGTAATCGTTGTGGAATGAAAGGGCACTGGAGTAAAACATGTCGTACCTCCAAACACCTTGTTGATCTCTACCAAGCTTCTTTAAAAGGTGTTGAGACTAATTTTACTGAGCAACATGATCCTCTGGGTCTTTCCCAGCTTGAAACTCACCTTGGTGGAGATAATCAAATTGATCCACTCAACTCTACTCACATGGAAGTgtctgatttctttggagatggcaatatggagGTGGCCAAATTTGCCGGTGATGATGCCAATTAA